From the genome of Streptomyces xanthophaeus:
GCACCAGGATCACCCCGAGCGCCGTCATCAGCGCGAAGCTGCGGTTGAGCTTCTTCTTCTCCCGCTGCGGTTCCTGGCCCCCGGCCTGGGTCCCCGTACCGTGTGCACCGTCTGCACGGTCTGCGCCCATGGACGTGCCACCTCCTCGCACCCCCGACGGACTCCCTTGATCATAGGTATGACCGCCCGGGATAGCATCCGGCGCATGGACGCAGCCATGGATGCAACCCTCCTGCACACGGTCGCCGACGGGGTGGCCACGATCGTCATCTCGCACCCCGCCAAGCGCAACGCCATGACCGCCGCCATGTGGCGCGCGCTCCCGGGGCTGGTGGCGGACCTGGCGGACGACCCGGCGGTACGGGTGCTCGTGCTGACCGGAGCCGGGCCGACCTTCTGCGCGGGCGCCGACATCTCCTCGCTGACCGGGGACGCGGCGGAGCCCGGGGAAGCCAGGGCTTCCGGGGAGGCCGCGGACCCGCGGGCCCTGGCCGTGGCCGCCGAGGAGGCGCTGGCCGCCTTCCCCAAGCCCACGCTGGCGGCGATCCGCGGCTTCTGCGTGGGTGGCGGCAGCCAGCTCGCGGCCGCCTGCGACCTGCGCTTCGCCGAGGAGGGCGCCTCCTTCGGAGTGACCCCGGCCAGGCTGGGCATCGTCTACCCCGCGTCCTCCACCCGCCGGCTGGCGAGCCTGGTCGGCCCGGCCTGGGCCAAATACCTCCTCTTCTCCGCCGAGCTGATCGGCGCGGAGACGGCGCTGCGCGCCGGGTTCCTGAACGAGCTGCTGCCGACCGGGCAACTGGACAAGCGGGTCGCCGAGTTCACCCGGATCCTGGCCTCGCGCTCCCAGCTGACGCAGGCGGCGGCCAAGGAGTTCGCGGACGGCCGGACCGACCGGGACGCGTACTGGGAGGAGCAGGCGGCTGGGAGCGAGGACACCGCGGAGGGGGTCGCCGCGTTCCTGGAGCGCCGGGCTCCGCGCTTCACGTGGACCCCGGCTCCGTGACGGCCGGCCGTCAGCCGGCAGCCGGGAACGCCGTTCCCCGCAGCATCTCGACGAGAGCCGCCGGGGCCTTGTCCGGCGAGCCGGCGTCGTAGGGCGGCTGGGGGTCGTACTCGGTCATCAGCTGCACGGCCTGGGCGAAGTCGTCCCCGGCGATCCGGCCGAGCAGGGTGAGCCCCATGTCGATCCCGGAGGACACCCCGGCGGCGGTGACGTACTTCCCGTCGAACACCACGCGCTCACCGGTGGGCTCGGCCCCGTGCTTCGCGAGCTTGTCCAGGTACAGCCAGTGACTGGTGGCCCGCCGGCCGTCGAGCAGCCCGGCGGCGGCGAGCAGCAGGGA
Proteins encoded in this window:
- a CDS encoding enoyl-CoA hydratase/isomerase family protein, which codes for MDATLLHTVADGVATIVISHPAKRNAMTAAMWRALPGLVADLADDPAVRVLVLTGAGPTFCAGADISSLTGDAAEPGEARASGEAADPRALAVAAEEALAAFPKPTLAAIRGFCVGGGSQLAAACDLRFAEEGASFGVTPARLGIVYPASSTRRLASLVGPAWAKYLLFSAELIGAETALRAGFLNELLPTGQLDKRVAEFTRILASRSQLTQAAAKEFADGRTDRDAYWEEQAAGSEDTAEGVAAFLERRAPRFTWTPAP
- a CDS encoding DJ-1/PfpI family protein, producing MQIAVLLYDHFTALDAIGPFDTLGRLTDAEVVFVSERPGPVRTDNGALALVADKGLDEVSRPDIVIVPGGPHPEREMANPVVLDWLRTVDATTTWTTSVCTGSLLLAAAGLLDGRRATSHWLYLDKLAKHGAEPTGERVVFDGKYVTAAGVSSGIDMGLTLLGRIAGDDFAQAVQLMTEYDPQPPYDAGSPDKAPAALVEMLRGTAFPAAG